A region from the Anaeromyxobacter diazotrophicus genome encodes:
- a CDS encoding beta-xylosidase gives MIEAVMLWNEPNNLSHWDFQLDPQWATFGAMVRAAGAAVAAEAEVTRVLGGISPIDPAFLRLLGDHGALDAVDAVAVHGFPLDWNHWPIHEWPARLDEVRAAVRHPVWVSEVGVSSFGAEEVQEFGLRRTAELILERAPRVHWYSLFDLPRAWPATTRHREAEGSSYYRHFYMGLLREDGAPKLALRHFADYTPALGICQWFHFQDPRLDDGVAWLRKLGVKKLRTGLSWADSFREGAEAWFDRQMRALEPFDVTVTYCFTPEHRGVRPHHTSPPQRVEEFADFCARMTRRYAR, from the coding sequence GTGATCGAGGCCGTCATGCTCTGGAACGAGCCCAACAACCTCTCGCACTGGGACTTCCAGCTCGACCCGCAGTGGGCGACGTTCGGCGCGATGGTGCGCGCCGCGGGCGCCGCCGTGGCGGCGGAGGCGGAGGTGACGCGGGTGCTGGGCGGCATCTCCCCCATCGACCCGGCCTTCCTGCGGCTCCTCGGCGACCACGGCGCCCTCGACGCGGTCGACGCGGTGGCGGTCCACGGCTTCCCCCTCGACTGGAACCACTGGCCCATCCACGAGTGGCCGGCGCGCCTCGACGAGGTCCGGGCCGCGGTGCGCCACCCGGTGTGGGTGAGCGAGGTGGGCGTCTCGAGCTTCGGCGCGGAGGAGGTGCAGGAGTTCGGGCTGCGCCGGACCGCCGAGCTCATCCTGGAGCGGGCGCCGCGGGTGCACTGGTACAGCCTCTTCGACCTGCCCAGGGCCTGGCCCGCCACCACCCGCCACCGGGAGGCGGAGGGCTCCTCCTACTACCGGCACTTCTACATGGGGCTCCTCCGCGAGGACGGCGCCCCCAAGCTCGCGCTGCGCCACTTCGCCGACTACACGCCCGCGCTCGGCATCTGCCAGTGGTTCCACTTCCAGGACCCGCGCCTCGACGACGGCGTCGCGTGGCTGCGGAAGCTGGGGGTGAAGAAGCTGCGCACCGGGCTCTCCTGGGCCGACAGCTTCCGCGAGGGCGCCGAGGCGTGGTTCGACCGGCAGATGCGCGCGCTCGAGCCGTTCGACGTGACCGTGACCTACTGCTTCACGCCCGAGCACCGCGGGGTGCGGCCCCACCACACGAGCCCGCCGCAGCGGGTGGAGGAGTTCGCCGACTTCTGCGCGCGGATGACGAGGCGGTACGCGCGGTGA
- a CDS encoding TIGR04290 family methyltransferase — MSRSGLSRQEIERRVHALGDWFHNLDLGGVRTAPDHFLGDYPAIVWRAISDALPARLDGRTVLDVGCNAGFFSLEMKRRGAARVVGLDSDERYLAQARLASEVSGLELELRQLSVYDVARLGERFDLVLFMGVLYHLRHPLLALDLLHEHAVGETLVFQSMLRGSQGAFPVARDYPFDEREIFDHPSWPKLHFVEHAYARDWTNWWIPNRAGAEALLRASGFEPRAVPGTEVYLCRRGARPTPDGAVYPARGPAAGEEGPP; from the coding sequence ATGTCCCGGAGCGGGCTGTCCAGGCAGGAGATCGAGCGGCGCGTCCACGCGCTCGGCGACTGGTTCCACAACCTCGACCTGGGCGGCGTCCGGACGGCGCCGGACCACTTCCTCGGCGACTACCCCGCCATCGTCTGGCGCGCCATCTCGGACGCGCTCCCGGCGCGGCTCGACGGCCGGACCGTGCTCGACGTCGGCTGCAACGCCGGGTTCTTCTCGCTGGAGATGAAGCGCCGCGGGGCGGCGCGGGTGGTGGGGCTCGACTCGGACGAGCGGTACCTGGCGCAGGCGCGGCTGGCCAGCGAGGTCTCCGGGCTGGAGCTGGAGCTGCGCCAGCTCTCGGTCTACGACGTCGCCCGGCTCGGCGAGCGCTTCGACCTGGTGCTGTTCATGGGCGTGCTCTACCACCTGCGGCACCCGCTGCTCGCGCTCGACCTCCTCCACGAGCACGCGGTGGGCGAGACGCTCGTCTTCCAGAGCATGCTGCGCGGCTCGCAGGGCGCGTTCCCGGTCGCCCGCGACTACCCGTTCGACGAGCGCGAGATCTTCGATCACCCCTCCTGGCCCAAGCTCCACTTCGTGGAGCACGCCTACGCCCGCGACTGGACCAACTGGTGGATCCCGAACCGCGCCGGGGCGGAGGCGCTGCTCCGGGCCTCCGGCTTCGAGCCGCGCGCGGTGCCCGGGACCGAGGTCTACCTCTGCCGCCGCGGCGCGCGGCCCACGCCGGACGGCGCGGTGTACCCCGCGCGCGGACCGGCGGCCGGCGAGGAGGGGCCGCCGTGA
- a CDS encoding ABC transporter ATP-binding protein — MERLHLFAPARRPSPRRRALAFLRPHALPIAGILALALGAAGLSAAEPLVLRSVIDGLGSGARGPLVRGVLLLAGVYLAREAGGALGNWLTWRTRLQVQFAITEQCVTALHGLPVAFHRQEPVGAVMTRLDRNVQGFVNGLHEVAFNVVPSVVYLALASAILFRLDVRLAATVVLFAPLPALIAFAAAPRQTRREKALLDRWARIYSRFNEVLSGIVTVKSFAMEDAERKRFLGQVREANEVVRDGVAYDAGVGALQSAVAAAARLATLAVGGALVLRGQVTVGTLVAVLGYLGSLFAPVQGLSGVYRTLQTAKVSLDGVFSLLDTEDALADAPAASEPGPLRGEVHFEGVSFRFAGGPLLLDGIDLHVRPGERVALVGPSGAGKTTLVTLLQRFYDPIAGAVRVDGRDLRELRQRSVRRQIGAVLQDALLFNETVRENIAYGRPEATREEIEEAARLANAHDFVSRLPQGYDTVVGERGARLSAGERQRIAIARALLKRPAILILDEPTSALDAESEALVQEALDRVMAGRTTFSIAHRLSTVVNADRILVLRDGRIAEQGSHAELMARGGEYARLVLKQTRGLLAPAPERAAPRRAMNARAPAA, encoded by the coding sequence ATGGAGCGCCTCCACCTTTTCGCCCCCGCCCGGAGGCCCTCTCCGCGCCGCCGGGCCCTGGCGTTCCTCCGGCCTCACGCGCTCCCCATCGCCGGCATCCTGGCGCTCGCGCTCGGCGCCGCGGGCCTCTCCGCCGCCGAGCCGCTCGTCCTCCGCAGCGTCATCGACGGCCTCGGCTCCGGCGCCCGCGGCCCGCTCGTGCGCGGCGTGCTCCTCCTGGCGGGCGTCTACCTCGCCCGCGAGGCGGGCGGGGCGCTCGGCAACTGGCTCACCTGGCGGACGCGGCTCCAGGTGCAGTTCGCCATCACCGAGCAGTGCGTCACCGCGCTGCACGGGCTGCCGGTCGCGTTCCACCGCCAGGAGCCGGTCGGCGCGGTGATGACCCGGCTCGACCGGAACGTGCAGGGGTTCGTGAACGGCCTGCACGAGGTCGCGTTCAACGTGGTCCCCTCGGTCGTGTACCTGGCCCTGGCGAGCGCCATCCTCTTCCGCCTCGACGTCCGCCTCGCCGCGACGGTGGTCCTCTTCGCGCCGCTGCCCGCGCTCATCGCCTTCGCCGCGGCCCCGCGCCAGACGCGCCGCGAGAAGGCGCTGCTCGACCGCTGGGCCCGCATCTACTCCCGGTTCAACGAGGTGCTCTCCGGGATCGTCACCGTGAAGAGCTTCGCGATGGAGGACGCGGAGCGGAAGCGCTTCCTCGGCCAGGTCCGCGAGGCGAACGAGGTGGTGCGGGACGGCGTCGCCTACGACGCCGGGGTGGGCGCGCTGCAGAGCGCGGTGGCCGCCGCCGCGCGGCTGGCGACGCTGGCGGTCGGCGGCGCGCTCGTGCTCCGGGGCCAGGTCACCGTGGGCACGCTGGTCGCGGTGCTCGGCTACCTCGGCTCGCTCTTCGCGCCGGTGCAGGGGCTCTCCGGCGTCTACCGGACGCTGCAGACGGCCAAGGTGTCCCTCGACGGCGTGTTCTCGCTGCTCGACACCGAGGACGCCCTCGCCGATGCGCCCGCCGCCTCGGAGCCCGGCCCGCTCCGGGGCGAGGTGCACTTCGAGGGGGTCTCCTTCCGCTTCGCCGGCGGGCCGCTGCTCCTCGACGGCATCGACCTCCACGTCCGGCCGGGCGAGCGCGTGGCGCTGGTGGGCCCGAGCGGCGCCGGCAAGACCACGCTCGTCACCCTGCTGCAGCGCTTCTACGACCCGATCGCCGGGGCGGTGAGGGTGGACGGCCGGGACCTGCGCGAGCTGCGCCAGCGCTCGGTCCGCCGGCAGATCGGCGCCGTCCTGCAGGACGCGCTCCTCTTCAACGAGACGGTGCGCGAGAACATCGCCTACGGGCGCCCCGAGGCCACGCGGGAGGAGATCGAGGAGGCGGCGCGGCTCGCCAACGCCCACGACTTCGTGAGCCGGCTGCCGCAGGGCTACGACACCGTGGTCGGCGAGCGCGGCGCGCGCCTCTCGGCCGGCGAGCGCCAGCGGATCGCCATCGCGCGGGCGCTCCTCAAGCGGCCCGCCATCCTCATCCTGGACGAGCCGACGAGCGCCCTCGACGCCGAGTCCGAGGCGCTCGTGCAGGAGGCGCTCGACCGCGTGATGGCGGGGCGGACCACCTTCTCCATCGCCCACCGCCTCTCGACGGTGGTGAACGCCGATCGCATCCTGGTCCTGCGCGACGGCCGCATCGCGGAGCAGGGCTCGCACGCCGAGCTGATGGCGCGCGGCGGCGAGTACGCCCGCCTGGTCCTGAAGCAGACCCGCGGCCTGCTCGCGCCGGCGCCGGAGCGCGCCGCGCCCCGGCGGGCGATGAACGCCCGCGCCCCGGCTGCATAG
- a CDS encoding CgeB family protein, which produces MRVVIFCHSALSDWNHGNAHFLRGVATELAARGHEVRLLEPDGGWSLSNLLADAGPEALAGFHAAYPRLAPERYRLDALDLDQALDGAGLVLVHEWSDPALVRQVGAHRRRGGRYALLFHDTHHRAVTDPGAMAAFDLDGYDAVLAFGEVIRELYLRRGWARRAFTWHEAADTRVFRPLPGVPGEGDLVWIGNWGDEERTAELHEFLLGPVRALGLRARVHGVRYPEAARRALSEAGVAYRGYLPNFEAPRAFAAHRVTVHVPRRPYVLALPGIPTIRPFEALACGIPLVSAPWRDAEGLFRPGEDFLVARDGAEMARHLRAVLGDPALAAGLAARGLETVRARHTCAHRVDELCAILSALGHPVPGVGGCGPSAPETPVLSGTCPS; this is translated from the coding sequence GTGCGGGTGGTGATCTTCTGCCACTCGGCCCTGTCCGACTGGAACCACGGGAACGCCCACTTCCTGCGCGGGGTGGCGACCGAGCTGGCGGCGCGCGGCCACGAGGTCCGGCTCCTCGAGCCGGACGGCGGCTGGAGCCTCTCGAACCTGCTCGCCGACGCCGGGCCGGAAGCGCTCGCGGGGTTCCACGCCGCCTACCCACGGCTCGCCCCGGAGCGCTACCGGCTCGACGCGCTCGACCTCGACCAGGCGCTCGACGGCGCCGGCCTCGTGCTCGTGCACGAGTGGAGCGACCCGGCGCTCGTCCGCCAGGTCGGCGCCCACCGCCGCCGCGGGGGCCGGTACGCGCTCCTCTTCCACGACACCCACCACCGCGCGGTCACCGACCCGGGCGCGATGGCGGCCTTCGACCTCGACGGCTACGACGCGGTCCTGGCGTTCGGCGAGGTCATCCGCGAGCTCTACCTGCGCCGCGGCTGGGCGCGGCGCGCCTTCACCTGGCACGAGGCGGCCGACACGCGCGTGTTCCGGCCGCTCCCGGGCGTCCCGGGAGAAGGCGACCTGGTCTGGATCGGCAACTGGGGCGACGAGGAGCGCACCGCGGAGCTGCACGAGTTCCTGCTCGGGCCGGTCCGGGCGCTCGGGCTGCGCGCGCGCGTCCACGGGGTCCGCTACCCGGAGGCGGCGCGGCGCGCGCTCTCCGAGGCGGGCGTCGCCTACCGCGGCTACCTCCCGAACTTCGAGGCGCCGCGCGCCTTCGCGGCGCACCGGGTGACCGTCCACGTGCCGCGCCGGCCGTACGTCCTCGCCCTGCCGGGCATCCCGACCATCCGGCCCTTCGAGGCGCTGGCGTGCGGGATCCCGCTCGTCTCGGCGCCGTGGCGGGACGCCGAGGGGCTGTTCCGGCCCGGCGAGGACTTCCTCGTCGCCCGGGACGGCGCCGAGATGGCGCGCCACCTCCGGGCGGTGCTCGGCGATCCCGCGCTCGCCGCCGGGCTCGCGGCGCGCGGGCTCGAGACCGTCCGGGCGCGCCACACCTGCGCGCACCGCGTGGACGAGCTCTGCGCCATCCTGAGCGCGCTCGGGCACCCGGTCCCGGGGGTGGGTGGCTGTGGGCCCTCCGCGCCAGAAACCCCTGTTCTATCGGGTACCTGTCCTTCCTGA
- a CDS encoding glycosyltransferase family 4 protein yields MNVLMTADTVGGVFTYALELAAALGRAGAQVALATQGRMLSPDQWDEARRISGLEVFESQGRLEWMEEPWEDVARAGDWLLELEARLAPDVVHLDEFAHGALPFAAPRLVVGHSCVCSWFEAVRGEPPPPSFARYRAEVARGLRGADLVVAPTRFMLEALERHHGPLPRARVIPNGRSPARFTPAEKEPFILCAGRLWDEAKNARLLDAVAGDLPWPVLLAGEEAHPDAAGAPAPRSRHARPLGRLRPEALANFFRRAAVYALPARYEPFGLSVLEAALAGCALVLGDTPSLRELWSGAALFVDPASAEGLAAALRRLAERPELRARMGALARERGLTLSPERMASGYLEAYRALLAGRAASAPEAASCGW; encoded by the coding sequence GTGAACGTCCTCATGACCGCCGACACGGTGGGCGGCGTCTTCACCTACGCCCTCGAACTGGCGGCGGCGCTCGGCCGCGCGGGCGCGCAGGTGGCGCTGGCCACGCAGGGGCGGATGCTCTCCCCCGACCAGTGGGACGAGGCGCGGCGGATCTCCGGGCTGGAGGTGTTCGAGAGCCAGGGCCGGCTGGAGTGGATGGAGGAGCCCTGGGAGGACGTGGCCCGCGCTGGAGACTGGCTGCTCGAGCTGGAGGCGCGGCTCGCCCCGGACGTGGTCCACCTCGACGAGTTCGCGCACGGCGCCCTGCCGTTCGCGGCGCCGCGGCTGGTGGTCGGCCACTCCTGCGTGTGCTCCTGGTTCGAGGCGGTCCGGGGCGAGCCCCCGCCGCCGAGCTTCGCCCGTTACCGCGCCGAGGTGGCGCGGGGCCTCCGCGGGGCGGACCTGGTGGTCGCGCCGACGCGCTTCATGCTGGAGGCGCTCGAGCGCCACCACGGCCCCCTGCCCCGCGCCCGCGTCATCCCCAACGGCCGCTCGCCGGCGCGCTTCACCCCCGCCGAGAAGGAGCCGTTCATCCTCTGCGCGGGGCGGCTGTGGGACGAGGCGAAGAACGCGCGGCTGCTCGACGCGGTCGCCGGCGACCTCCCCTGGCCGGTGCTGCTCGCGGGCGAGGAGGCGCACCCGGACGCGGCCGGCGCCCCCGCCCCGCGCTCGCGCCACGCCCGCCCGCTCGGCCGCCTCCGCCCCGAAGCGCTGGCGAACTTCTTCCGCCGCGCCGCCGTCTACGCGCTGCCCGCGCGCTACGAGCCGTTCGGCCTCTCGGTGCTGGAGGCGGCGCTGGCCGGCTGCGCGCTGGTGCTGGGCGACACGCCCTCTCTGCGCGAGCTGTGGAGCGGCGCCGCGCTGTTCGTCGACCCCGCGTCGGCGGAGGGGCTCGCGGCGGCGCTGCGCCGGCTCGCGGAGCGGCCCGAGCTGCGCGCCAGGATGGGCGCGCTCGCGCGCGAGCGGGGCCTCACCCTCTCGCCGGAGCGCATGGCGAGCGGCTACCTCGAGGCCTACCGCGCGCTGCTCGCCGGGCGGGCCGCGAGCGCGCCGGAGGCGGCGTCGTGCGGGTGGTGA
- a CDS encoding Gfo/Idh/MocA family protein yields MSATATSTATSTSTSTATSTATSTANANAKSAATASSAAAAAASSRRPRLGFLGVGWIGKHRLEAVARSGLAEVAAVADAAAGPARAAAEVAPGCLALSSLDALLELPLDGVVIATPSALHAEQAVRALERGRAVFCQKPLGRNAAEARRVADAARAADRLLAVDLSYRFVAGVPALRELVRGGALGRVYAVDLVFHNAYGPDKAWFYDARQAGGGCLMDLGIHLVDLALWALDFPEVAVVGARASAQGHPLAGRDEVEDHVAALLEVPGGPALRLACSWRLPAGCDCVIEASFYGTEGGAALRNVNGSFYDFTVERFRGTARERLAGPPDAWGGRAAVAFAAALAAGGRYDPEVEGIVRVAEVLDGVYAAAAVARP; encoded by the coding sequence GTGAGCGCGACCGCGACCTCGACCGCGACCTCGACCTCGACCTCGACCGCGACCTCGACCGCGACCTCGACCGCGAACGCGAACGCGAAGTCGGCCGCGACCGCGAGCTCGGCCGCTGCCGCGGCCGCCTCCTCGCGGCGGCCGCGCCTCGGCTTCCTCGGGGTGGGCTGGATCGGCAAGCACCGGCTGGAGGCGGTGGCGCGGAGCGGGCTGGCCGAGGTGGCGGCGGTCGCGGACGCGGCCGCGGGGCCGGCGCGCGCCGCCGCCGAGGTGGCGCCGGGGTGCCTCGCCCTGTCCTCCCTCGACGCGCTGCTGGAGCTCCCGCTCGACGGCGTCGTCATCGCCACCCCGAGCGCGCTCCACGCCGAGCAGGCGGTGCGGGCGCTCGAGCGCGGGCGGGCCGTGTTCTGCCAGAAGCCGCTCGGGCGCAATGCGGCCGAGGCGCGGCGCGTGGCCGACGCGGCGCGCGCCGCGGACCGGCTGCTCGCGGTCGACCTGTCCTACCGCTTCGTGGCCGGCGTCCCCGCCCTGCGCGAGCTCGTCCGCGGCGGCGCGCTCGGCCGCGTCTACGCGGTCGACCTCGTCTTCCACAACGCGTACGGACCGGACAAGGCCTGGTTCTACGACGCGCGCCAGGCGGGCGGCGGGTGCCTCATGGACCTCGGCATCCACCTCGTCGACCTGGCGCTGTGGGCGCTCGACTTCCCGGAGGTGGCGGTGGTCGGCGCGCGCGCCTCCGCCCAGGGCCACCCGCTCGCCGGGCGCGACGAGGTGGAGGACCACGTCGCGGCGCTGCTCGAGGTGCCCGGTGGGCCCGCCCTCCGGCTGGCCTGCTCCTGGCGGCTGCCGGCGGGGTGCGACTGCGTCATCGAGGCCTCGTTCTACGGGACGGAGGGGGGCGCCGCGCTCCGCAACGTGAACGGCTCGTTCTACGACTTCACGGTCGAGCGCTTCCGTGGCACCGCGCGCGAGCGGCTGGCCGGGCCCCCCGACGCCTGGGGCGGCCGGGCGGCGGTCGCCTTCGCGGCGGCGCTCGCCGCGGGCGGCCGCTACGATCCCGAGGTGGAGGGGATCGTGCGCGTGGCGGAGGTCCTCGACGGCGTCTACGCGGCCGCCGCGGTGGCCCGACCGTGA
- a CDS encoding MDR/zinc-dependent alcohol dehydrogenase-like family protein, whose translation MDPATSPRPRRAQRMRAAVLAGPGRLELADVARPEPGPGQVRIRLEGSGLCGSNLPVFEGRPWFSYPLAPGAPGHEGWGRVDAAGAGVRALSEGDRVACLGAAAFADYEVVDAAAAVKLPRALDGAPFPGEPLACAVNAFRRSGVEAGQAVAVVGVGFLGAVLTALAAGAGARVVAVGRRPSALEVARRMGAAEVVPLGELWPTFERVKAAAGGRMLDVAIEAAGAQLPLDLAGELVRERGRLVIAGYHQDGTRTVNLQSWNWRGIDVVNAHERNPAVYAEGMRLAVAAVAEGRLDPRPLYTHAVALERIGEAFAALRDRPEGFMKALVTM comes from the coding sequence ATGGACCCCGCCACCTCCCCCCGGCCGCGCCGCGCGCAGCGCATGCGCGCCGCGGTCCTCGCGGGGCCCGGCCGCCTCGAGCTCGCGGACGTCGCGCGCCCCGAGCCCGGGCCGGGCCAGGTGCGGATCCGGCTGGAGGGCTCGGGCCTGTGCGGCTCGAACCTGCCGGTGTTCGAGGGCCGCCCCTGGTTCAGCTACCCGCTCGCGCCCGGCGCGCCGGGCCACGAGGGGTGGGGGCGCGTCGACGCGGCAGGCGCCGGGGTCCGGGCGCTCTCCGAGGGCGACCGGGTGGCCTGCCTCGGGGCGGCCGCGTTCGCCGACTACGAGGTGGTCGACGCGGCCGCGGCGGTGAAGCTCCCGCGCGCGCTCGACGGCGCGCCCTTCCCCGGGGAGCCGCTCGCCTGCGCGGTCAACGCCTTCCGCCGCAGCGGCGTCGAGGCGGGGCAGGCGGTGGCGGTGGTCGGGGTGGGGTTCCTGGGCGCGGTCCTCACCGCGCTGGCCGCCGGCGCCGGCGCCCGGGTGGTGGCGGTGGGGCGCCGGCCGTCCGCGCTCGAGGTGGCGCGGCGCATGGGCGCGGCGGAGGTGGTCCCCCTGGGCGAGCTCTGGCCGACGTTCGAGCGCGTCAAGGCGGCCGCCGGCGGGCGGATGCTGGACGTCGCGATCGAGGCGGCCGGGGCGCAGCTCCCGCTCGACCTCGCCGGCGAGCTCGTGCGCGAGCGCGGGCGGCTGGTGATCGCCGGGTACCACCAGGACGGGACGCGGACGGTGAACCTGCAGTCCTGGAACTGGCGCGGGATCGACGTGGTGAACGCGCACGAGCGGAACCCGGCGGTCTACGCGGAGGGGATGCGACTGGCGGTGGCCGCGGTGGCGGAAGGGCGGCTCGACCCGCGGCCGCTCTACACGCACGCCGTCGCGCTCGAGCGGATCGGCGAGGCGTTCGCGGCGCTGCGCGACCGGCCGGAGGGGTTCATGAAGGCCCTGGTGACGATGTGA
- a CDS encoding NAD-dependent epimerase/dehydratase family protein, producing the protein MSATRRTVITGGAGFIGTNLADRLAREGEQVLLYDDLSRPGTERNLRWLLAEHGARVQLERGDVRDAARLARALRGATSVFHLAAQVAVTTSLADPLGDFEVNARGTLHLLEALRGLPTPPPLVFTSTNKVYGALDDVAVAAGPLRYTPPPGSPWARGVSEARPLAFHSPYGCSKGAADQYVLDYARTYRLPAAVFRMSCIYGPHQHGNEDQGWLAHLLRAALRGEPITIYGDGKQVRDALFVEDLVDAFLLARAGMHRLAGAAYNVGGGPERTLSLLELVGALEPLGGHRPKVAFAPWRAADQRWYVSDTRKLQRALGWRPAVGVAEGIQRLYVWLRADERPAGGAAVAEAHV; encoded by the coding sequence TTGAGCGCGACGAGGCGGACGGTCATCACCGGCGGCGCGGGCTTCATCGGCACCAACCTGGCCGACCGGCTCGCGCGCGAGGGCGAGCAGGTGCTGCTCTACGACGATCTGTCGCGCCCGGGGACGGAGCGGAACCTCCGCTGGCTCCTCGCCGAGCACGGCGCGCGGGTCCAGCTCGAGCGCGGGGACGTGCGCGACGCGGCGCGCCTCGCGCGCGCGCTGCGCGGGGCCACCTCGGTCTTCCACCTCGCGGCCCAGGTGGCGGTCACGACCAGCCTCGCCGACCCGCTCGGCGACTTCGAGGTGAACGCGCGCGGCACGCTCCACCTGCTCGAGGCGCTGCGGGGGCTGCCGACGCCGCCGCCCCTCGTGTTCACCTCCACCAACAAGGTGTACGGCGCGCTCGACGACGTGGCGGTCGCGGCCGGCCCGCTCCGGTACACGCCGCCGCCCGGGAGCCCCTGGGCGCGGGGCGTCTCGGAGGCGCGCCCGCTCGCGTTCCACAGCCCGTACGGCTGCTCCAAGGGCGCCGCCGACCAGTACGTGCTCGACTACGCCCGCACCTACCGGCTGCCCGCGGCGGTGTTCCGCATGAGCTGCATCTACGGGCCGCACCAGCACGGGAACGAGGACCAGGGCTGGCTCGCCCACCTCCTGCGCGCCGCGCTGCGCGGCGAGCCCATCACCATCTACGGCGACGGCAAGCAGGTGCGCGACGCCCTGTTCGTGGAGGACCTCGTCGACGCCTTCCTGCTCGCCCGCGCCGGGATGCACCGCCTGGCGGGCGCCGCCTACAACGTCGGCGGCGGCCCGGAGCGGACGCTCTCCCTGCTCGAGCTCGTGGGCGCCCTCGAGCCCCTCGGCGGGCACCGGCCGAAGGTGGCCTTCGCGCCGTGGCGCGCGGCCGACCAGCGCTGGTACGTCTCCGACACCCGCAAGCTGCAGCGCGCCCTGGGCTGGCGCCCGGCGGTCGGCGTGGCCGAGGGCATCCAGCGGCTGTACGTCTGGCTCCGCGCCGACGAGCGCCCCGCCGGCGGCGCCGCCGTAGCCGAGGCGCACGTCTGA
- a CDS encoding NAD-dependent epimerase/dehydratase family protein, protein MPTARTILITGGAGFIGSHLADHLLARGHRVRALDDLSPQVHGEGATRPTYLDREVELVVGDVRDRAAVRRALQGVDAVYHLAAMVGVGQSMYEIERYTSVNAVGTAVLLEALIERPVERLVVASSMSLYGEGLYRDARRLPFPGAERTLAQLARREWEPVGPAGEPLAPLPTPEGKAPALPSVYALTKFDQERLCLTAGRAYGIPTVALRFFNVYGTRQALSNPYTGVLAIFAARLLNGRPPLVNEDGLQRRDFVSVHDVAQACRLALEVPAAAGQVFNVGSGRSFTVREVAERLAAVLGQERLAAEITGKYRMGDIRHCFADIERARRVLGYAPRVDFEDGLRELAGWLEGQLPHDRVHEAASKLAALGLSI, encoded by the coding sequence ATGCCCACTGCGCGGACCATCCTCATCACCGGCGGGGCCGGCTTCATCGGCTCGCACCTCGCCGATCACCTGCTCGCGCGCGGCCACCGCGTCCGCGCCCTCGACGACCTCTCACCGCAGGTGCACGGGGAAGGGGCCACCCGCCCGACGTACCTCGATCGCGAGGTCGAGCTGGTGGTGGGGGACGTGCGCGACCGGGCCGCCGTCCGGCGGGCGCTGCAGGGCGTCGACGCCGTCTACCACCTGGCCGCCATGGTGGGCGTGGGCCAGAGCATGTACGAGATCGAGCGGTACACCTCGGTCAACGCCGTCGGCACGGCGGTCCTGCTGGAGGCGCTCATCGAACGTCCGGTCGAGCGGCTGGTGGTGGCCTCCAGCATGAGCCTCTACGGCGAGGGCCTCTACCGCGACGCGCGGAGGCTCCCGTTCCCGGGCGCCGAGCGCACGCTGGCCCAGCTCGCGCGGCGCGAGTGGGAGCCCGTCGGGCCGGCGGGCGAGCCGCTCGCGCCCCTGCCGACCCCCGAGGGGAAGGCGCCCGCGCTGCCGAGCGTGTACGCGCTCACGAAGTTCGACCAGGAGCGCCTGTGCCTGACCGCCGGGCGCGCCTACGGCATCCCGACGGTCGCGCTGCGCTTCTTCAACGTCTACGGGACGCGCCAGGCGCTCTCGAACCCGTACACCGGCGTGCTCGCCATCTTCGCCGCCCGCCTCCTCAACGGCCGTCCACCGCTCGTGAACGAGGACGGCCTGCAGCGGCGCGACTTCGTCTCGGTCCACGACGTGGCGCAGGCCTGCCGGCTGGCGCTGGAGGTGCCCGCCGCGGCCGGGCAGGTGTTCAACGTCGGCAGCGGGCGGAGCTTCACGGTCCGTGAGGTGGCCGAGCGGCTGGCCGCGGTGCTGGGGCAGGAGCGGCTCGCGGCGGAGATCACCGGCAAGTACCGGATGGGCGACATCCGCCACTGCTTCGCCGACATCGAGCGCGCCCGGCGCGTGCTCGGGTACGCGCCGCGGGTCGACTTCGAGGACGGGCTGCGCGAGCTCGCGGGCTGGCTCGAGGGGCAGCTGCCCCACGACCGCGTCCACGAGGCGGCCTCGAAGCTGGCGGCGCTGGGGCTGTCCATCTGA